One genomic window of Glycine soja cultivar W05 chromosome 9, ASM419377v2, whole genome shotgun sequence includes the following:
- the LOC114425463 gene encoding SH3 domain-containing protein 2-like, whose amino-acid sequence MDAIRKQASKLREQVARQQQVILRQLGQISNEPLMIDESEIECHQQLQKLYTSTKTAKHFQRHIVRAIEGFVSVCSKQMEIVRRMARDCCKYGTENLGSSYLLARASLQFGNTYDTMENERETLLGILGDQISEPLRAQITGAPLEDARHLTRRYDKLHQEVEAQAAEVLRRRSKLRNSSVSAESSARLQNAETRLKELKSALAALGREATSAMLSVEEQQQQMTLQSLRTMVDAERSYHQHVLVILEKLYTEIIEDRQPKEATSFTLPKDGYNQPADENANSSGIDYKHNSQTATYFFAKVVHPFDAQAEGELSLSVDDFVVVRQVGPNGWSEGECKGNAGWFPSAYVERQDMIPASKITE is encoded by the exons ATGGATGCTATAAGGAAGCAAGCAAGTAAATTGAGGGAGCAAGTTGCCAGGCAACAGCAG gttATACTTAGACAGTTGGGCCAAATTAGCAATGAACCGCTCATGATTGATGAATCCGAAATTGAATGTCACCAGCAACTTCAAAAGTTGTACACTTCGACAAAGACAGCTAAg CATTTTCAGCGGCATATTGTTCGTGCAATTGAAGGATTCGTTTCTGTTTGCTCCAAGCAAATGGAGATAG TGAGGAGGATGGCTAGGGACTGTTGTAAGTATGGGACAGAGAATCTTGGTAGTAGTTACCTCCTTGCAAGGGCTTCTCTTCAATTTGGTAACACATATGATACAATGGAAAATGAGAGAGAGACTCTGCTCGGGATCTTAGGCGATCAG ATCTCTGAGCCACTACGGGCACAGATAACAGGAGCTCCTTTGGAGGATGCACGCCACCTCACTCGCCGCTATGACAAACTTCATCAAGAGGTAGAAGCCCAG GCTGCTGAAGTTTTGAGGCGTCGATCAAAGTTGAGGAATTCTTCTGTTTCTGCAGAGAGTTCCGCGAGGCTTCAAAATGCAGAAACAAGGTTGAAAGAACTTAAATCTGCCTTGGCAGCACTTGGTAGAGAAGCAACCTCTGCTATGTTGTCTGTCGAAGAACAGCAGCAACAGATGACTCTCCAGAGCCTTCGTACAATG GTGGATGCTGAGAGATCCTATCATCAGCATGTCCTTGTTATTCTAGAGAAACTATATACTGAG ATAATTGAGGACAGACAACCAAAAGAGGCTACATCATTTACACTGCCAAAAGATGGATATAATCAACCTGCAGATGAGAATGCTAATTCAAGTGGCATTGATTATAAACACAACAGTCAAACAGCCACATACTTTTTTGCAAAG GTCGTACATCCATTTGATGCTCAAGCTGAGGGGGAGTTAAGCCTATCAGTTGATGATTTTGTTGTAGTTCGTCAG GTTGGACCCAATGGATGGTCTGAAGGAGAATGCAAAGGCAATGCTGGATGGTTTCCCTCTGCTTATGTAGAGAGACAGGACATGATACCAGCCAGCAAGATAACAGAATAA